The genomic interval CGTATATGGTGTTAAAGTCGCGTCATGCGGCCAATCATACGGTGCCGCCGCGACTTGGCCCTTCCGAACCTTGTGATGAGGAGCTTGCCGGGGTTTTTCGACAACTGGGCCATGATTATGTGTCGGGTTTAGAACGGTCAGCGTCCAGATGCCAGGAGTTCCAGCTGCGACTAGCATGAATGGACAGTCCATCAACCGCGACGTTCGCCGCCGTTTCCTCGTCTCCTCGGTGAGGCCGTTGCGCGGACGATAGTGTCCGCCCCGATCGCATCTGAGCCATACCTTCGCGGTCCGTCCGGGTTTCTTTTCAGTGGGAGTACTGGAAGACTTGACTACAACATTGTACCCGTGCGCTTTGCCGTGTGTCTGCACTGCTGCAAGAAGGGATGCCCTTCATATGTCACACAGCATAAGTATACAACTCCACAATCAAGTCAATGCGGGGATCTCCGCCGCCAAGCCAAATGGACGAACGAGTAGACTCACTTGTCAGGAAATGTTCCTTCGGGAGGTGGAAGGAGTTGCATTGACATCTCTggaatatcttgaagatcgCTCGGAGCGTCGAGGTTCAGGTCAGTGGGGTCTGCCATGATAACAAAGCGTGTGGATCTCTATAGGATAGAGGAGGTCTGAAACGAAGTGTCAGCATTGTCGGCATGGCCTTGAAAAGCGACAATGAAGCTTTAagccgaggagaagaaaaacggGGCATCATGAAGCACGACAGAAGCTTGAACTAAATAAGTGCGTGGAAGCAATCCATAGTATAAGAAGTTGAACCGTGAGTTGAATCGTGCGTGGACATAGCGAACGTTCTCTGGAGACAGCCACGAGGCGGATCTCCAAGAGGACAATAGATTGTTGGTAAAGGGGGAAGTTCAAGGCAACAGGGGACTATGAGAGGTAAAATCCGAGCTAGTCCGGGGAATGGGAGATGGGACGAGGGTCGAACAAACTCACCCGAGCACAATCCAAGTAGAAATTCGATCTATCTCCAAACAAGCCCCAGACAAGCCAGAGGCATTCGATTGCCCCAGAGAGCCCGTCACTCACAGATCATCATCGGAAGACGCACAGCCGCAGGCGGTGGAATTGAATTGTCATAGTGCTAAACCCGATTGAGCTTAGTGGTATTGGTTGTTATGATTCTCTCGTATGGGCCCGTACTGTTGTCCCGTGGACACGGCCCAGCATCTGCTGCCCACTCATCTGGATAGCATCACCACCTTTACTTCATCCCCCCAAAACATTGCCCACAACCCTCTACCCTCTTGCCCCTCTGTGAGGGACGCTTACAGGTAAGTCAAGTTACTGAGACTGTCTCAGTCTCAGTGACcctgttttttcttttccttttcttttgtttcttttcctttacttTCTACTATTTCCTTTCCCGCCCGAACGTCGTTGTCGCAACCCGACTATCGCGACACCGCCTCGGCCCCTCCACGACTATAACGACCGGACACCCAGTTGTTAAGACTGGCTCCTGTGAATGATCTCGGGCTAGATTTTGTGAAATATACTATACCACTCAGCGTCTTGGTTGAGTGTGTATTCCTTCAGCAGTGGCATCTTCTGACGTGGTTTGCTGGAACGTGCGCCTCCTTCCCCGGCGTCAGCTGCCGGCGCGGATATAATGCCATCGGCCGATGATTCCACCTCCTCTCGACCCAACGGGACCAGCTCGAGCCGGGATGAGCTGGCGTACTATAAGAAACAGTATGAACAGTTAGAAGCAGAGTTGGCCGACTTTCAGTCCTCCAGCCGTGAACTGGAAGCGGAGCTGGAGAAGGACATTGAGGCATCTGAAAAGCGGGAGCGTCAGTTAAAAGAGAAGGTGGACAACTTGAGATACGAGGTTGACGAGTGGAAGGTGAGCCGATATACTACCCTATTTAAGACCCTCTACAGTGGCCGTTAAAGTGCTAACCTGTCGCTCTATTGCCAGACCAAGTACAAGCAGTCCAAATCAGAAGCCAATACCGCTCAGAATACCCTGCAGAAGGAAATAACAACACTACGAGATGCCAACCGGACCCTACAGTTAAAATTACGTGACATCGAAGTCGCGAACGATGACTATGAGCGCCAGGCCCGTCATACGACTTCATCCCTGGAGGATTTGGAGTCGAAATACAACATGGCCATTGAGAGAAGCGTATTGCTagaagaggagatcaaaATCGGAGAAAAGGAACGAGAGAATCTGCGCATTGAGAACCAGCATCTTCGTACTGAATTGTCTGAGCTGAAGGTCGAAAGCGAGATTGTACAGGAGAGACTCCGGAATGCGGAATCCCACGGTGGCCGACGCAGGAAGCCAGCTCCCTTGCACCGCACTCCATCCACACCACAGACTCCGGAAATATTCGACCGTTCTCCAGGACCGTCGACTGTGTCATCTCCTATATTTGCTACACCACCTATGAAGACGTCACTAATAGCTGCGACTGCAACCCCGCCGTCGCCGCCGATATCCGAGTCATCCACCAGTATGCGCAAGTCCATCAATGCGACTCCTGGGTTCCCTCGGCAGAAGGCCTCTGGTTCCGAGTCCTATAGCTCTCGATCTTTGCATAGCTTCCCCCGGCAGAAGGCTTCTGGCTCCGAGTCATATAGCTCTCGATCTTTGCATGGATCCAGGACTCAGAAACTCTCCCACGCCCACTCTCGCGCAACGTCCTCGGCACACAGCAATGGCCGCTCGACTACATCGGCTACTTCCCGCGCGAGTCTTTCCAAGCCCAGTCCCAGTCTCTCCAAGCCTAGCCCCAGTATCTCCAGGGCCAGTCCGGGTTTCTCCAGGCCCAGCCCGAGTCTTTCTAAATCCACCAACAATAATAACAGCACTCGGTCGTCCGGGATGCCTAAGTCTGGGTCATTGTATCAAATTCGTGGTCTGATCGGCAAAATGCAGAAACTGGAAGAAAGGGTCCAGTCGGCCAAATCCAAACTCCCGGCACCCTCTGACTCACCGTCCCGGGTCTCTTCTCGCTCCGGGTCAATAGTTAGCGAGAGTCCTGTTGCTTCCACAATTACTGTTCGCAGGGAACCTCGTAAACGATTAAGTGGCAGCAGCTTTAGTTCCTCAATTCACGGCGATGGTGTCTCATCATATGTCTCAACCAGTCGACCATCTTTTAACAGTCGGCCAAGCAGCCGCACGAGCTACTCAAGTTCGTTCAGCCACAGCACACACCCTAGTATTGCACCTTCGACTCGGCCTGAAAGTCGCCAGAGTCGGACCAAAACGCCACTGGGACATTATTCGACAAATCCAACCACTGAAAGTCGGCGGCCGCGGTCATCGCTTAGCAATCCGGCGGGACAAAATGTACCCATAAACGGCATGTCTCATattgacgaagatgaggatctcTCCATGCACATGTCCATGCGGGCAAAGATTAGTGAGGTCCGCGAAACTCGTCTTCCGTCGTTTTCTACCCCCAGTGGGCTCAAGAAGCGCACCCCCAGCGGAATTCCCTCCATCCCTGCACCTCGCAGCTTTCGCACTAGCACGGGACTTGATCGACGGGAGGGTCACATGGGGCCGCCCGATTCGAAGACAAAAACCACCACCGATCTGGGCGAGACTTTCTAAGTTCCATGTGAATTTTCCACTACCTATTCCTTCCATTGCCTACCATTAGACACACATTGGGGCAACTCCGAAGGGCGTCACGATTTCACGGCTGGTACGCGCGCTTGATACATTTCAGTTTACCATTCAGACtgcaatattctttttacctttccTTGTCCCTTTTATcatttttctatttcctaATCACTACCCCTTTTGCAAAGTTGCAAGCTCCCACAAGGGGTTTGGGTACAACGGGAGGACTTATTTTTGGGCCAGTTGTTCATAGATTCAAGGATTCCCCTGGACATTACTGCTGCGATTATACCACATTTTGGTCATCATAGCCTGTACAGTCAGTCTCGGTAAAGGCGGAGTTTGGCAGTGCATCCGGTTCGATGGCTCTTCGATTAACAGCCGGGGGTTTTCCTATGGAAAGCCCCATCGGCGTCCAAGCTGTGACTCAgcattatttttcttttggctgTATATTTCTTCTGTGTTGTTACAGTGTGCCCTAGGCGTTAGACAATACCCAGTTATAGTTTGATGAAACGATCCTGTAAGCATGGTAGTTTGTCGTAGCGTTCACCCGACATGGTTTCTCCCCCACCCTTCTCTTTATGTTTCATTA from Aspergillus flavus chromosome 7, complete sequence carries:
- a CDS encoding nuclear distribution protein nude — translated: MPSADDSTSSRPNGTSSSRDELAYYKKQYEQLEAELADFQSSSRELEAELEKDIEASEKRERQLKEKVDNLRYEVDEWKTKYKQSKSEANTAQNTLQKEITTLRDANRTLQLKLRDIEVANDDYERQARHTTSSLEDLESKYNMAIERSVLLEEEIKIGEKERENLRIENQHLRTELSELKVESEIVQERLRNAESHGGRRRKPAPLHRTPSTPQTPEIFDRSPGPSTVSSPIFATPPMKTSLIAATATPPSPPISESSTSMRKSINATPGFPRQKASGSESYSSRSLHGSRTQKLSHAHSRATSSAHSNGRSTTSATSRASLSKPSPSLSKPSPSISRASPGFSRPSPSLSKSTNNNNSTRSSGMPKSGSLYQIRGLIGKMQKLEERVQSAKSKLPAPSDSPSRVSSRSGSIVSESPVASTITVRREPRKRLSGSSFSSSIHGDGVSSYVSTSRPSFNSRPSSRTSYSSSFSHSTHPSIAPSTRPESRQSRTKTPLGHYSTNPTTESRRPRSSLSNPAGQNVPINGMSHIDEDEDLSMHMSMRAKISEVRETRLPSFSTPSGLKKRTPSGIPSIPAPRSFRTSTGLDRREGHMGPPDSKTKTTTDLGETF